The genomic interval agtatgctttctggagaatcccatggacagaggagcctggcaggttacagttcatgggatcccaagagtcagacatgacttagcactttctttctttctaatcctATGTTAGTTCAAATAAGCCTGAGGGAAAAATACACCTGTGTGGGGTGAGGTGATAGGCACTCAGGTCCAAGTTAGTAGTAAAATGAACCAGAAATGAGATAAATTTTATGTGGGGAGCCTGAGTATCTTTGTCCTTCAAGGTAGTGAGAGGCAAAAAACAGGCACAAACTTAACTCCACCTGAGCCTTCAGGAAGGTGGAAATGCTTCCCTGTACCTGTAGATTTTGATTTGCAGACCTTAATCCTGGGAGATCTTTTATATTTCAGCTACATATAACTTGTTCTTTTCCGATCTTTGCCTTGTGCTCAGGAGCTCCTGGaacttaaatacatatataatcacTCAGATACCTAGTCTTATCTCAGATTCTGATTCATTTAGTCTGGAGTGGTTTGCctagaaatctttatttttaacaagctTCCCAGATAATTCTGATATAGATGGTTTCTGAATAACactcagaaatatttttcaagaaagaaGCTATAccgatttaaaaatgaattagccAATGTATACATTTCACCTGGGTTCTACAATTCCTTTATAATACTTTTTATCTGTGTTAAATATTGTACAGCAGTTGATGGAATAAGCTCATTCTCGGTGAAATTAGGTCATGTAACTCTGGTTTTAGAGGTGGATGTGGAGGATGACTTAGCTTGGtgattaaaaatgcagattcaatagcctgggttcaaattcctgtTCTACTACTTACTAGCTGTATAAACTTGGGCAAGTGTCAACGTTTATAAGCCTCAATTTTTTCATCTTAGttgttgataataataatatctatttcaTTGGGCTGTAGTGAAACATTAAATAGAATTATCCAGGTAATGAATTTAACCAGGCATTGAGCAGAAAGTATATATACTCAATATATGTCATCATTTATAATTATCATTAGGCGTAACCTCCGGTAATACTAGTACAGCTGTCAACAATGAATCCAGCCCAACTTCCAGTGAACCCACTACAGCCACCACTGGATCCAGTGCAACCTCCAGTGAGACTAGTATAGACGCAAACACTGCACCCAGCACGACCCATGGTAGTCCTACCACAGCCACTAATGCTGGATCCCAAGAGACCTCCAGTGGATCCAGCACAACCTCCAGTACTGAACCCACCGTGACCTCTGAAGGATCCAGCACAACCTCTGACACTGGATCCAGTGTGACCTCTGGAGGGTCCAGCACAACCTCCAGTACTGGATCCAGCACGACTTTTGGAGGGGCCAGCACAACCTCTGATACTGGATCTAGCGTGACCTCTGGAGGGGCCAGCACAACCGCCAGTACTAGATCCAGCACGACTTCTGGAGGGGCCAGCACAACCTCTGACACTGGATCCAATGTGACCTCTGGAGGGACCAGCACAACCTCTGACACTGGATCCAGTGTGACCTCTGGAGGGGCCAGCACAACCTCTGACACTGGATCCAATGTGACCTCTGGAGGGGCCAGCACAACCTCTGACACTGGATCCAATGTGACCTCTGGAGGGACCAGCACAACCTCTGACACTGGATCCAGTGTGACCTCTGGAGGGGCCAGTACAACCTCTAGTACTGGATCCAGTGTGACCTCTGGAGGGGCCAGCACAACCTCCAGTACTGGATCCAGCACGACTTCTGGAGGGGCCAGCACAACCTCTGACACTGGATCCAGTGTGACCTCTGGAGGGACCAGCACAACCTCTGACACTGGATCCAATGTGACCTCTGGAGGGACCAGCACAACCTCTAGTACTGGATCCAGTGTGACCTCTGGAGGGACCAGCACAACCTCTAGTACTGGATCTAATGTGACCTCTGGAGGGTCCAGCACAACCTCTAACACTGGATCCAGCATGACCTCTGGAGGGACCAGCATAACCTCTAGTACTGGATCCAATGTGACCTCTGGAGGGACCAGCACACCCTCTAGTACTGGATCCAATGTGACCTCTGGAGGGTCCAGCACGACCTCTAACACTGGGTCCAGCATGACCTCTGGAGGGGCCAGCACAACCTCTGATACTGGGTCCAGCACAGCCTCCAGTGGGACCAGCACGGCCTCCAAAACTGGATCCAGTGCAACCACGGGAGGCTCTGATACCTCTTTTCCAACTGGAACACAAACAACTCCTGACAAAAGTAGCACAAGTGCTGGAACTCCAGCAGAGGAAGTGAAACCCAGTGGGTCCCTGAAGCCGTGGGAAATCTTCCTCATCACTCTGGTCTCAGTTGTAGTGGTCGTGGGATTCTTTGCTGGGCTCTTCTTCTGCGTGGTGAGTGCCTAATACGTAGGAAAGTGCCTGGGGGGAAGGAGTAGCAGGAACATAAGGAAATGAAGTGTGAGTAGTAGGACCATCAAGTTAGGGGTGagtagggaggaaagaaagattaGGAGAAAGGTTCTAAAGAGAAACAGCAAGTTAGAAACAGAGGAACCAATCAACGTGCATAGGAAACTATTGACttgtggggaaggagggggaaaggagcgcaaaagaagaaataaagactgtAAAGACTGGTGAAAGAACTACCATTTGAGGGAGATGGTTTAAAGGGGAAGAAGATTCCAGCAAGAGTCCCTGGTGAAAgcttgctgggggtggggacccAATTCTGAAAGGATTCTGCCTTCTTTTTCTAGAGAAACTCCCTGTCCCTGAGAAATGTCCTTGACACAGCTGTCTACCGACCCCATGGCCCCAACCTCGGCCGGGGCCCTGGAGGGACTCACGGAGCCCATCACAGGCCTAGGCGGAGCCCTGCCAGGTCCTGGAACAGACCCATATCCTCAGTAACCATGGAGATGAACGAAAGTCACAGTGGGTTCTGAGAGGCTGCTGAAGCTGTGGAGCCACATTCCTCAGAGAGAAAGCCAGCCTGGGGAACCAGAGATCTGAGTGTCCGTTCATTCGTCCCCAGGAGCCCCCTCTCAGCTTCATTTGGGTCCCTGCAGGCTTGAGGAAGacacttcctctttctctcttgcttttaccagaTGTTGGGAAGAGACTCTCTTGGTCTTTAAGCtaagaaataaacacatgaaattaAATCGCAGAGAGAACTTGTGTGTGCACATGAGTGGGTATCTGCTGCGCTGAGTTGAATCTCCTGGTTGTATGAGAGAACCCCATGCCGGAATCCGTTTGGCATTCAGAATCTCCACGGTAAAATTTGGACACCTCATTCATATCTGTcccctttttctaattcttttttccccaagcaGGAACCCTATGTCCCAAGACTCCCAGACTGACAGAACTGAATTgggagagatgagaaaggaggGCAGCTGCCAGGATCCTACAGGCTCATGGGATTAGGCCTGCGGTTCATAGAGATTGCATTATAGCACATGCAGAACCCAGAGCATGAAAGGTAGTGGTTTCCTGTTGGCAGGGCGGTGTCACTCAAAAGTTGCAGTATCCAGGCCATTTACATTTGCTCCTGACTTGGGTTAGTTGTCAGAGTAAAGGTGCTAGTTGAGACTTTCACTCTGAGAGTGCTGCCTTTGGAAGCAGAGAGAAAGTGCTTCCTGTTTTTATTGAGGGAAAGACTTCCTGACTTTACCAAGAGGCTCATGGCAGGAACACCTGGGGTAAAGCCGAGATTCTCATGAATTCCCCTTCCACTGGGGCTGCACATACCCCTTTCAAGGTCTAGGATAGAAGGCTACCTGATCCGACAGGTCTTGGAAGACAGAGAAGAGCTGTGTTGAAAAAGGCTAGTGGCTCTGAATCCATGAGGCAGTGACAGGGCTTCCACCTGGGACAGAGCCCTCAGGAAAGAACTAGCAGGTTGCGGGTGGGTTCACCCCAACTCACAGCAGTGGGAACTGCTCTGCCTTCCACCACTCACTGGGTTTCTCAAGTGTCAGCAAACCAGACAGCTGATCCTAGTCAACGAGGCCATGATGGGCCATACGCAGgcccaccgccaccaccaccaccatcttacCTAAACGGACCCAGCAACCAGAAGGAGAAGCTGAGTTGACCCCCCTAGAAAGTTGCCTCCCACTGGTGTGAACTGTGGAAAATATAATGTGAAAAATGTGCAAATAAATGAGATTGGGGAATTATTTAAAGgtagtttatttaaataatttaaaattgcaaaacatgcattttcacatttaaattgtAATAGACAAATATAAGGAAGTTGGCtgagaataaaattaattatctGGAAGATCAAGTGAGAAAAGTAGCTCAATTAGACGCAACAAATCAGAGATGAAAATCACCCAGAAAATAGAAGACACTTAGAGGATTGATTCAGGAGGACTAACACATGAGTAGTAAAgttcaaaacagagaaaaaaggaagagatagaCCAGAGGGAGTAAAAGAACAAGAGGGAAGAAATAATTTAGTCTGCAATTCGAAAGCGCTTATTAATGACTGTAAATATACTAAGCCCCATtcagttaatttcagttcagtcgctcattcatgtccaactctttgctaacccatggactgtagcacaccatgcttccctgtccatcaccaactcccagagtttactcaaactcatgtccattgagtcggtgatgccatccaaccatctcatcctctgtcatccccttctcctcccaccttcaatctttcccagcatcagggtcttttcaaatgagtcagttctttgcatcaggtggacaaactattggagtttcagcttcagcatcagtccttccaatgaatgaatattcaggactgatttcctttaggatggactggttggatctccttgcagtccaagggactctcaagagtcttctccaacaccacagttcaaaagaatcagtttttcagcactcaactttcttaatagtccaactctcacattcatacacgacaatgggaaaaaccatagctttgactagatggaccttagggcttccctggtggctgagaaggtaaagagtctgcctgcaatgcaggagacctgggttcgatccctgggtcaggaagatcccctggagaaggaaatggcaacccactccagtgttcttgcctggaaaatcccatggacagagaagcctggtagactacagtccatgggatcgcaaagagtgggacacaactgagtgacttcaaatcaattcacttcacttcacttcagatgggcctttgttggcaaagtaatgtctctgctttttaatatgctgtctagatgtcatagcttttcttccaaggagtgagtgtcttttaatttcgtggctgcagtcaccatctgcagtgattttggagcccaaaaaaataaagtctgtcactgtttccaatgttttcccatctatttcccatgaagtgatggcaccagataccatgatcttagttttctgaatgttgagctttaagacaactttttcactctcctctttcactctcatcaagaggctctttaattcttctttgctttctgccataagaatggtgtcatctgcatatctgaggttattgatatttctcccagcaatcttgattccagcttgtgcttcatccagcccagcatttcttatgatgtactctgcatgtaagttaaataaacagggtgacaatatacagtctcgacgtactcctttcccaatttggaaccagtcagttccatgtctggttctaactgttgcttcttgacttgcatacagatttctcgggaggcaggtcaggtggtctggtagtcccatctcttgaagaattttccacagtttgtggtgatccacacagtcaaaggctttggcatagtcaataaagcagaagtagatatttttttggaactctcttgcttttttgatgatccaacagatgttggcaatttgatctctggttcctctcccttttctaaacccagcttgaacatctggatgttcaccattcactgttgaagcctggcttggagaattttgagcattactttgctagtgtgtgagatgagtacaattgtgcagtagtttgaacattctttatcattgcctttccttgggattggaatgaaaactgacctcttccggtcctgtggccaccactgagttttccaaatttgctgttgagtgcagcactttaacagcatcattttaagGAATTGCAATAgttcaactggaactccatcacctgcactagctttgttcatagtgatgattcctaaggcccacttgactttgtaaaCCGCATTaatatatctattttaaacaGATGAACTATATgcaatataaattatatctcaataaagctgtaaaaATATTATACAGCAGGCATAACTTGTGACTAAAAATTTTGATTTCCAAAGATAAACAGCAATAGGCACTTCaaaatagagggaaatgaaaaggagagcaCCACAGTGAGTAACTCAGCTTGTGGTTAATTCACATAGTTACGCTGTGAACATCTCATTATTGCCAGCAACTGGAGTGTGTATGTAGGGTTAAGAAGCATCATGACTCAGCTTTCATCGTGGGATCCACTTACATGAACGAAACACATTTTAACCTGACAAAACCCCAGCTCACCCAGCAGGTTTGACCCAAGCAGAGGTCTAGGCAGTGGATGGGATTAAGCACTTTCGCACTGCTGGCCTAGCGCAATGATCCTTAAATGGAGTCTGTGCATATTCTTGGAGGTATATGAAGGCTTCTAAAGAGTGTTATGCAGGAGTGGAGTGTCTTAACGGGTGGGAATCATCGTCCCAATTTTCAACTTCCATATGGCTTTTTCTGCCTGTGGTCAAAGCATCAGCTAGTTATACTTTTGTAGTCCCCCTTCTACAGCCAGCCACCCTTTACCTTCCAGCCCCTATATTATTATGGTGCATTTCCCTGAGGTGCAGAAAATTCCAGggtgcagacttccctggtggtccagtgattaagaatctgcctgccaatgcaggggatgcagctTTAATTCCTGGCTGGTGAACTAAGGTGCCACATGTCACAGAGTAACTAAGACCAGGTGCCACAAGAAAAGATTCCACACGATGAAATGAAGAGTCCATGTGTTGCAAGTAAGACCCgaagcagctaaataaataaatatattttttaaaagtctacaaataataaatgaaggagaaaagagaacactcctacactgttggtggggatgtaaattggtacagccataatggagaacagtatggaggtcccttaagaaactgaaaggagagttaccatatgatcctgcaatcccactcttgggcatatatccagaaaaaactctgattcaaaatgatacatgaaccccaatgctcatagcagcactatttacaatagccaagacatggaagaaaacttccataaaagacatggaagatatccactgacagataaatggataaag from Budorcas taxicolor isolate Tak-1 chromosome 11, Takin1.1, whole genome shotgun sequence carries:
- the MUC21 gene encoding mucin-21 produces the protein MTRGIKWVTDKATKENKRKAGCGHRLDMREALEKEVSQKKGVTEESTAVNNESSPTSSEPTTATTGSSATSSETSIDANTAPSTTHGSPTTATNAGSQETSSGSSTTSSTEPTVTSEGSSTTSDTGSSVTSGGSSTTSSTGSSTTFGGASTTSDTGSSVTSGGASTTASTRSSTTSGGASTTSDTGSNVTSGGTSTTSDTGSSVTSGGASTTSDTGSNVTSGGASTTSDTGSNVTSGGTSTTSDTGSSVTSGGASTTSSTGSSVTSGGASTTSSTGSSTTSGGASTTSDTGSSVTSGGTSTTSDTGSNVTSGGTSTTSSTGSSVTSGGTSTTSSTGSNVTSGGSSTTSNTGSSMTSGGTSITSSTGSNVTSGGTSTPSSTGSNVTSGGSSTTSNTGSSMTSGGASTTSDTGSSTASSGTSTASKTGSSATTGGSDTSFPTGTQTTPDKSSTSAGTPAEEVKPSGSLKPWEIFLITLVSVVVVVGFFAGLFFCVRNSLSLRNVLDTAVYRPHGPNLGRGPGGTHGAHHRPRRSPARSWNRPISSVTMEMNESHSRAPRALRALPRDSGLGATERLQGWGGLDEQQGTGAAQGGRATPGELPGGEFAPQLK